CACACTTTAGTTGTTCTGGTGTGGTATCATCTTGAAGATGAGGCTCATGGTATTCTTAGACACTTCAGTAGACACCTAAGAGGCCCTTAACTCTGTCCTAAAGGGCCTCTTAATTCCCTCAAGAGAAATGGTGCAGGCAAAGAGATTGCAGTGTTGTAGCAGTTaaagaaatggaaaacaattTAGCCATCTAGTATGATGAATATAACACATTTGACCCAAAATGTATGATTTCCTTGGTTCAGTAGTCATACTCTGGCACGCAATTCCCTTTAAATATGGATCATAGTTCATCAATGCAACACAGAGGTGATTCTTCATTCGTGTCTCTTTGTGTTTGAacagacacaaatacacaatATGTCAAAATGCCAGTCTCACCAGTCataatttgtgtgtttttttttttacttgtcatgtttaaagttttttagtttttaatgtggTATTGAAGAAATACTTAAAGTGTGCTATGTAATAGTAATACATGGAAGGCAAActtacattgaaataaaatgataaaattaggGATGAaccgaatgtaaaaaaaaaaaatatattttgttgtttgagAGAATAAGTGAAAAAAACCTTATAAATCGTACCAAACAATGATGTGATGCCATTAAATAGAGATGCGCACTAATGCAGAAATCATGTTGTCAGTGAGttttaaattccattttatttcactttacaaaTTCACTTCCACAAATTCGCCAGAAAAATTGGCAGGAATAGTAATAGAGCACCGATGCATAGCTGCTGtcagtcgctcaccagcaggtggcgcaagTGGCTGCcgatgaaaacaaaaacaaccagtAGTGGTGGTTAGTAGAAGTTATGATAATCAGGGCCAGTATCAAGTGCAGAAAAGCTGATGGTGTTTACGTGTGTGCTTACTTTGTATGCTCGTGTGAGCTGGAGTTTCCCTCATACATCACATCCCAGGATTCCCCAACGACGCATAATGTGTCTTAATTAACGAATACAGTGATGGAAAAAGACCAAACTCAATATACACCTTACTGATGATGAAAACTAtatctttattttagttttgtgatttgttgaaccaaaaatatttgttggcaGCCCAAAATATTTGTCTgaaacggcaaaaaaaaaaaaaaaaaaaaaaataataatatatatatatatatatatatatatatatatatatagttgtcagtcatCAAGCAGACACCAAATCAGTTAAATTCAagatttacagtttttactattaTTCAAGCTTTTTGAACCAATTAGCATTTTTTATTGACTTAGTTTTTTGCACCAAAAATGTTAGTGTACTTTGTTGCCATTCATTTgcacctataatttatttaacatttaatttaaatatagtatCCATATGTTGCTGAAATTTTAAGAGGCATTTCTGAAGTACTTTACTATGACTGGTTTAATTTATCGCATGAGAACATGATATTCTGAACCGCATTAAAAGAAAGTTTACCCAAATtgaaattttttaaacattattttcagtTTCAGCCAAATGAAAACCTTCATTTCAATTTCtgcatttctataaataaatacacccaCCTTTTATTTGTGATTGAGAGTTGTAGTAACCAGTGCCCCCTTTCTGTTTCTCTTCAATACCCTTCCCTTTTACAGACCCTCCTGGTTTGATGGGTCCGATAATCGGGATGTCTCCAGATAAGAAAGCAGAATCTCCCGGAGCGCAGGGTGTGTGTGGAGCTGGGACGCTACCTGAAGCAGAGAGTGCTTCCAGTCCCATGGCTACCAGTCTGGACCAGATTGGTCGGGCTGGAGCATTGAGTGTGGTGGCGGGTGAGTCTGAAGATGATGAACTAACCAACCTGAACTGGCTTCATGAGAACCTGCTGCAGAACTTCACGCTCGGAGGTGAAGCGCAACCCATCAACAGCCCGCTGTTTGACATCGAGGGAGGCGGTGGGTCGCCACACAGCAACACCACCTCGTCCACCTCCTCTATCTCTGCAGGAAGCGAGAGAGATCCTTACAAGTCAAAGCCTCCTTTCTCTTTCTCCTTACTGATATACATGGCTATCGAACAGTCACCCAGCAAATCTCTTCCAGTGAAGGACATCTATGGCTGGATCCTCAAACATTTTCCATATTTCTCCAGCGCCCCTACTGGCTGGAAGAACTCAGTGCGCCACAACCTGTCTCTCAACAAGTGCTTCCGCAAAGTAGAGCGAAGCATAGGAAAGGTAGGAATGCAAGAAAAATGGACATCCTCATGTGGTTTCTGTAAAGGGATAATGTACATTCTACGATTGCAGAGAAgtgcaaaacaaatcaaataagtCAGAAAACACAACGATatttaaatttagtcatttagcagacgcttttatccaaagaggcTTACAAGGGACTGGTAAGTGCAAgggatttttaaataatataataagtgataagaaaacagatagaatataaaatgttccatattccactatgttcttgcCTCAACTTAGAAGAGTTGATGCGTACCTCTTCCAATCACTGTAGCTCGTGTCACCACTAtgctagcatttagcttagcaccattcattccttagcatctaaacagggatgaatttagaagctactaaacacttccatgttttccctatttattgACCGTTACACGAGTAGTTACACaagtaagtatggtgacacaaaataaataGTGGCAAAATAAACTCCCCCTCCCCTCTAACTTCAGTCAGTACAACCAATGTGATtgggctggacgattaatcgaaaaacaataaaaaccgaAATTCATAACCTCTAACTGATGTAATTTTCCCATTTCGGTTATTTCGTTTTTTGAATCCTGTTAAGACTTCCCCCTTAAAAGTATCACTAGCGtgtgtgtagccacatgactctgcTCTCCAGTCAGTGGGATAAAAGCAAAGCGGTGTGAGCGGTGAGCCTtgcgtcttcactaaactttgtcagttgtatttgttttatggtttggacattcaagcgatTAGATGAATGGATGTGTATTCTTATATCGACctgccatgttcgcgcagctgcattgtggcacgaacactcatataaacaggAGCTGTGAAGATCGCGCgcacagaggaacacagaaactagttgtctgcgctgtcctgtgatttatcccTAAAGaagcttagaatctcaaaacttattatagcatGTTTGCGTGCAGCGCACATGAAGCACAAgctatggcattttttttttaatcacaggcaaaattcctcttgcagtgttttgtaggctgctgatttttgctcatgttattcagctgcaacagaatgttttgtctaaatgtttgacttaattttttttatattggattttttatcttatcggaatcgaaactaggaatcgataagaatcaataaaattcaaacgatacccaaccctagtaagaaatgttatgaacatagatacaataactgctgatagtcaatcatatttacaatacaaaaccttgtcagtgaactattagggcaaaaaaaacaaaaaaacaacaacaaaataatcgttcaataatcgtaatcgaggcaaaatgttcaattaatcaaggttttgattttaggccataatcgtccagccctacaaTGTGAGGAGTTTTCAGGATTGATGACATTACTGCGCCGAGGTCGAAGTGCTGCAAAATGCTCTTCCGTCGTACATTATAGTCATAATTTCCATCCGCTAGCATAGTTGTGCTGCACTCTACAGTGATTGAGTGCATGCACTGAGACAGGAAAGGTACGCATCAACTCGTCTAAGTTAAGGGAAGAACATACTGGAATGTGGAAAAACTGGCGTTTTCACTTTAAGGAAACAATCAGCAAATGAagagagtgcaagtctaaaagggagAAAtgtttaagaatagaattaggaTCGAGAGTGCTACagttagagagtcaaataaagatggatgaGATGTAtttttagccgattcttgaagatggctaaggacttctttgggatggcacaatcaagtgacattcacttgcagagcgcaagcttctagagggcatatAAGACTGAAGTattgaatttaggtaaatgggtgcagagccagtggtggttttgtgggcaaacatcaatgccttgaattttatttgagcagctattggtagccagtgcaaattgataaacagtggTGTGACATGCATTCATTTtggttaattaaaaatgaatctttctgccgcgttctggattaattgtaaaggtttgatagaactggctggaagacctgccaagagggcattgcaatagtccagcctggacagaacaagagcttgaacaaagagttgtgcagcatgttccgaaagaaagggcttgatcttcttgatgtggaataaagcaaatctgcaggatcagacagttttagcaatgtgttcTGAGAAAGTccgctgatcatcaatcataccTCCAAGGTTTCTGACTAAttttgaagtgtggttcctgagatgccctttgccagtaggcaTGATCGGAAGATcgggtggttaaccgtgtcaaaagcagcagacagatcaagcaggataattACTGAAGATTTGCATTCCACTCTTGctagtcttagggcttcaacaactgagagcaaggcagtctcagttgaatgtccacttctgaagccagactggttgctgtcaaggaagttgttctgtgtgagaaatgcagagacttggttgaacacagctcattcaagtgtttttgcaatgaaagttTGAAAGAAGGGAAACTGCAGTTCTCTAAAAGACATGGGCTGAGgggggtttcttaagtagtggggtcatacgagcctgtctaaatgttgagggaaaaacaccaaaAATGTATGATCATATTTTGTATTGTACTTAAGTAATGCTCCAATGCCTAAATTCAGTcatatcatttaaaattatttttcatataatagcCAAAGTAGTATAAGACTTTAATTTTAGAAATATACTGGTTGTCGGCTGTAATCGATAAATGGCATAACATAATGtttggctttatatatatatagacttgaAATGTTAATGTGGgttgaaatagtttttattttgtgtgactGCATAGTCCTACAAGATACGTGAAACTAGCACAGTGAGAACGGTTGCCAGGGACGACGCTCAAATGCAGTTTAGTtgccattaaagaaaaaaacatttgacctCAGAGTGctgcgactgaccaatcagaataaagTATTCCAGAGAGCCTTGTAATAAATTAGAATAGCATCTTTTCCTGAAGAGTGGTTCACACAACATCACTGCGGAGCACTCGCTCAGACGTTTAACTAACTGGGTCAGTGTAGAAAGTAGTGCACGGCTGACTGCAGTGTGCTAACAGGGTTGTCAAGAGGGATATTGGTTTAGGGCGTTTTGAAAACCGCTGCGTTCAAAGCAGGGCACGCAGCCAGTTAAATGAAGCGAGGCAGATGTTTTCATTTCTTCTGCGTGAACCGTAGATGGTGAAATGATTTATGGAATGGTGAGGATGGTATGTTTCATTAACGTGTAACATTGCGTGTCAATCTGTGGGTTTCATATG
Above is a window of Carassius gibelio isolate Cgi1373 ecotype wild population from Czech Republic chromosome B12, carGib1.2-hapl.c, whole genome shotgun sequence DNA encoding:
- the LOC127969209 gene encoding forkhead box protein N2 isoform X2 encodes the protein MHEYPPGLMGPIIGMSPDKKAESPGAQGVCGAGTLPEAESASSPMATSLDQIGRAGALSVVAGESEDDELTNLNWLHENLLQNFTLGGEAQPINSPLFDIEGGGGSPHSNTTSSTSSISAGSERDPYKSKPPFSFSLLIYMAIEQSPSKSLPVKDIYGWILKHFPYFSSAPTGWKNSVRHNLSLNKCFRKVERSIGKTNGKGSLWCVHPEFRPMLMQALKKQHFPNAHAFCTPPASPPSASSPPHHLFTSEQCCALKDPDDQEGPIDLSRRDLVVVSRDPKQDHNYSSTPVPPCPRQMPPSQPVSFSLALHHDQERGGGARWPRSPLQAPLLGKRSRRDPRPDVDEELKEAAGSLLHLAGIRTSLVASRRKSRKLSRK